GCCCACATTATTCAacattatgtttttttttatataGATTTGCTCCGTATTTTTATTTACTTCTGTAGGTTTGTTTTTCCTAAGATTTAAAACCCGTAGGCCACAGCAAGGTGTATATACATTTTTTTGTCGTTTTGTGATTATTTTTGTCAGACTAATGCCCTTAGTTTCAATGATAGGGACAAAATTCTGTTTTGGAGTGCGAATAGAATTCCTGGTTGATCGGTGATTACTTTCATGTGTAGATATTACTTGTAGAATAGCTACCGACAATTGCATCTGACCACCCTTATCTTGCACCTGGTTGTAAACGCCCACGTGGCCACGTACCAAGATTTTGCATCACAAAGTAGTTGTCGGGTTTGCTTTCAAGCTGATATACGCGACGAACTAGAATATTTTGGTACAGTTTGGGATAAGGAAGGTGGGGGCAATTGTTATTATTAAAGATGGTATTTCCTTCATGTTAATTGTTAACCATTCTTTGATGTTTTCTGAGACAACAAAGATATTCTTTTCAGCCATGCCATAAGATTTTATTGCCTTTTAGAAAGGCTAAAATTCCGATTTTTTTGCATTAGGTGCTGTAAAAGCCTTCTGCTAGTATTTGAATTAGGGCATccctttttttttgtgtttcaagGCACTGAAGGGAACATAACAGAATTACGGAACTTGGATTTTGGTCTTGTGTTCCCCCTCCCTCCTTGTGCTGTAATACGATAGAGTTTTCTAGAATTGTACAATTATTAAGAAAGACGACTTTGTTCAACGTACTGTATGACATCGTTGATAATAGATCTTTTGCCGCATACAAGATGGGTTTCATTTGTGTTGTGGATATTACTCTACCTCGATAGCTGCCCAAGACGAGGACTATTATGAACGATGCCATAATCTCATAAAGTTTAAAGGTACAAAGTAGACTATTTTGAAACTTCAAAGTTAACCGTctgtctcatttatttgtttatctgttttaatttttaatttttaatttttgtgAGACGTATTTTGATTAAAGCTGAAGAAATGAGACTTTTAGACCATAAATTGGCCAATAGAGTGTTTGTTAgagaataagagtaaaagaggGAAAAGATGAAGAAAGTAAGTGGGGATAAACAAGAGAAAAGAGGTTGCATTTGGGAGCAGCCTTTAACATCCACACATAAAAGACTTAATGCGGCCTCGATTTGGGGTGCCGGAGTTAGTGGGGGGTCATTTTAAGAGAGAGCGTCAGTATTATTGAAGTGACTTGACATTCATTCGCTATTCAATGCGACATTGATTTGATGTTTCAGATTCTTGGTCCCATCCTTGTTTGTAGTTTGTAccttcttcctttctctctttcctCTCTTTTCTCCATTTCTCTTACTTTCTCCTCTTGCTGCTTATCGGCAAATTAagattagatctgaaaaaatgaACCCAACTCGAATGATTGACTTGAAAAATTTCTATTTGTACCCAATCTCACACTCAAACTGAGGACCAGAGTATGACCTGTAACTCGGATTGATTCGGCCCAATACGACCCTGACCCGAGCTGACCTATAACTCGGATTGACAGTAATAGGGGCGACAAATAATCTGAACTTGACCCGAGCTAATCTCACCTTAAACCTTGCAAACTCGAAAATGATTTGGGTCAAACTGACCCGTTTGTTAGGTCTCTTTCCGTCTTAAAATAAGAAACATTCAAATAGATAGATGGAACAAGAGGTGTACACGGGCTGGGCTCTCTTGCTTAGGACCCGACCCGTTGGATGGGAGGGCTTGGCTGGGCCGGTGTGACACGGGCCAGACCAGTGGCTGGTAGAGGGCGGGCCAGGCTGGCGGGTTTCCTTGCAATTATTATATTTTTCCAAAAATGGCGGGCCAAGGCCGGGTTAGGTTTGATATGGGAAGCCCGGACCCGGCCAGGAGGTAAGGGGCGGGTCTTGGGTTGGGTTGCGCAGGCTGGGTCTTGAGTGGCCCGGTAAGCCGGTCGGGCCACGATGCCGTATGCATTTTGCCAGCTCTAGAGGAACAAAAAAGTAGAATGCCTAGGGAATAACAAAAATCTTTTCTCATCTATTTATATGTGAATTGTGATAGTACTTGACTCGTTTTATTCTTAAGATAGATATGATCGTTTTGAGGAACACCAACCGAAATTGTAATGTCTTGAATGTTGCTCAATATTTTATTTAAGACGGTGCGATAAAAGTAGAATGTTTAATTAGAGACTAACAAAGAAACTTGTCTTGTTTATTTGAGTTAGGTTATATACTCGTTTTAGTTTTAAGACTGATATACCCGTTTTAAGAAAGGGTAAAATAGACCAATTCATAAAGTTATCTTAACGGTGGTAATTTTACATGCAAAAGGTTATAAATTGTTTGGCGTTACATGAGACTGAAATTAGTAGGAATTTCCAATTATGAGGCCTAGATTAGCCATAAATCGTCATTTGAGAAGGTGCAATGAAGTACGAAATGACTCCTCATGGATTTGCAGCAAGTATGAAGTAATTTGCTTACCACAGATAGTACTCTGTACTTTgtattaaatgagaatttgtgtttacgATATTGCCAGTCTAACTTTTGGAATGATCAAACACAAACATATCATATGGTAAGGGTTATCTGTACGACTGTACAGTTGACATCTTTAACTAGATTTGAAGATTTGGTTAGTAACAAACTAACAACTAACAAGTTTATGTCATTTTCTTCGTCGTCCTTAATTGTACTTTGATTTGCATTTCTTAAAATGTTCTTAATTAATCTTTACTTCTCATCATATGTCCCAGGGCCGTCTCGGGATTTTGGGGGCCCTGTGCGAACTCAAGATATGGGGCCCCTATATAACAttttaagaaacaaaattttaaaaaagaaagaaaaaagagtaCATAAATGTGGTTACTAAGTCTTGAACTTGAGATCTCTTGTCTAGAAACCTAATTACTATCCACCAAGACACTATCTTTCATTGAACATTTAGTATACTGTACTTATATATTCTTACTATTACTTTGATTTCTAACCCAAAAAATTGGGGGCCATGTGCAGCCGCTCGGCCTGCACGGGCCCAAAGACGGCCCTGATATGTCCTCACTTCTTACCTACTACTAAACTCGATTATCCGATATCTCATCCTTCACAATTTTACAAGGGCCGGGAGTACGTAAAAGGCTACTCGTATTGAGAATTCTTAACTTTGATTGGATATACCGAGTACAGTATAACAGTCAGGTTTAATCAAATATGAATCGATCAAAAACAATAATGTACCTATGGGGCATGGAGTACACGACAGCTGTACGTGTTGCTACACCCCCTCGCTCCACCACTGCGCACATGCATAGTGCATACATGCATGTGAAGCTTACaaatgaaagaaaataaaaaaaaaagtggtTAGGGTGGTGGAGCAAGTGAAGCAATTACCAACTAATCGATGGTGGTCCAAAAACTATTTCTTATCTTCATTCTTCAATGTGTGTTAATTCAATGTGTGGCAATCTTGCATGTTGGATTGTTGTGGtatgttggtgatttaagagtaattattGGTTCATTTGACGTAATTAAGATCGGTTCACTGATGGttaatttctaaataatataatatgagttcgggaagtacggagtgtacactcgTATAATTATTTACGGGATTACGGAATAGTTTTCGTTCAAATAACTATGACAGCAGTAATTAAATTCCGCGTAATTTAAATACTTTTAATTTGAATTTGTGAAGAGTTACAACCCTTCACAAATACAACCCCCCTGTTTCCCTGACACCCTATCCTTTCTATATAAATAGATAAAGGATGAGAAGAAAAATTACAGAAAAATAATTATCTTCTACTGCATCAAAAGAACATTTAACATTCTACAACAAAATATTTTCTATATTACATCTCTGATTTTTGTGCCAAGAATCAGAGGGCACCGTCTTATCTCAGTAGAAAGTCCGATTATACCCAGGCACTGttaagggtcgaattattctattaggaaagcggAGTCGATTCGGTGCGGTTTTATTGTCAATTCCTGTTTCGCGCATACCCATTTCTAACATGGTCTTCCTCAGATACTATTATCTAAGATATGCATGAAAAGCTTTCGACGATTTTTCTCATGCAAGTTAACACAAGAATTGTTGGtcatttgatcttgttttaaggcTAATTAAAAAGAAAACTAATTTAAACTTGAACTACTAGGGTTAAACACTTGCTTAAAATACACAATAAAAAGTTGGCGAatcctctatttatactaaaagattAACACACCCCCAAATTCTCCCCCTTAAATTTTTCGCCTAAGTGATATTTTACTAGACAATATTTATTTCCTAATTAATTAGTGTTCACTATCTATGTTTACGAGTATTAAACAATATTTATCTCCTAATTAATTTTATAACATTACTCGTTGTTTAACTTTTACATAAATAAGGGTAATAAAATATCTCTTTGAAATTATATATGCAAATTTTCTACCCTTTTCAAAATAGAGGtaaactagtttgaatgcccgtgcgttgcaacggggtaattaacttatttataatgcaaaaaaaaaacgttataagggtttaatgtttacattctatgtctaatgatttgcttacatattattaaaatattctttcaaaaaaaataaaagattaatatatacgtgggttaactcttatttataatcatcccaccttatattaatctttcgatgtgggacaattatactatttataagtaatatacaCCAAACttagattatttttctgatgtgagacaattctactatttatacgtagtatatattcatcaaacctgcattatttttcaatgtgggacaaataacatactcataattacaccatcttttttgcatttagttcgacatccaaccagatcccaaataccgaatacggacaattgctactcattttatctaatagttatatttaaatttaataatatgatcaagtactcttcaTTAACAATGTTCCGACATTAACTTAGTTTGAATGCTCATGcattgcaacggggtaattaacttatttataatgcaaaaaaaaaaacgttataagggtttaatatttacattctatgtctaatgatttgtttacatattattaaaatatctttttaaaaaaaataaggattaatatatacgtaggttaacttatttataatcatataatcacttcgtcttatactaatcttttggtgtggtacaattctactatttataagtaatatattcaccaaacttggattatttttctgatgtgggacaattctattatttatacgtagtatatattcatcaaacctgcattgtttttcaatgtgggacaaatatcatactcagaattacaccattttTTTGGCACTTAGTTCGACATACAACCaaatcccgaataccgaatacagacaactgctactcattatatctaatagctatatttaaatttaataatatgaccaagtactctccattaatatttgtattttgtttttcttcaattttttttttttatcatagttgagatacggaaatttcccgtagTATCTCTTagttttgtcagattttccatgttacccctacttttaagaatctgcctatggtacccttgaggttccatttttttgctcatggtaccccctaatataaaggttgttaaatggacgttaagtttgatagcgcgacaataaaataaaaattaaaaaataataccccctttattgttttattggtacagatttctctctcttttaaatgaaaatttaattaaccataTCATTagaatattggaaatttctcatggtaaccttgaactttgatagattacacatgctacccctaattttaagtttttacaaaTGGTACCcatgtgttcacctttttctttcccagaataccacttgaatataaaataagaaatacagagtatatattataataactaaaagattttccaaagattaacttaggttaaaGATCATTATTCTAGAGACAATAATACAAattcttttaagagctctctctgacaatacttaagagaatcaaaagattttgggttatggcttctatttataatcataagatcactctGCCTTATGGTGATCTTCCGATGTGgaacaattctaatatttatacatagtatattcaccacacttacattacttttcaatgtaggacaaataacatactaaatacaccattttttttgcacctactttgacagtttgacatcaacccgatttaataatgagaaattacaataaaatctacactctaatgataacatttttttgtcacaatctaattatataattttcatacgatacctttttgtcaaatgaaatataaagtttttatatcaaaattataaacatcactttaatataatatagaaaatgtatatatatgagacagttctattatttatacatactatattcaccacacctacattatttttcaatgtgggacatataacatactaaaaagtacatattttttatatcaaaaaattttgggttaatacctaagtttcaaggattcctcatatttatatttatagaatcactctaccgtatactattctttcgatgtgagatacataatttaattatttagacgtagtatgttcatcatgcctacattatttttcaatgtgaaagatataacataccaagaattacatgtctcttcttaaaaaaaccacTACTGTATACATAATATTGTTTTTCTTTAAAGGTAAAACCAGTTAGTCTAGATCATTAATTAGATAGgaatctctacatcgtacatataatgACTCATTAACGCtttattactgcattcagaagacaaccattagtaaaatctttagttttgtattgtgtcaggagactaccattagtaaaacctttaggtAGTttccaacgatttccactttatttttttatatcatatcgtagataatgatagaaaatcttaagagctctttaaaacaatatttatgagactcaacaaATTTTgagtggatacataagttccaaatatgcctcctatttataatcataggatcacatcaccttatactaatctttcgatgtgggacaattctactatttatatgtagtatattcaccacacatacgttattttccaatgtgggacaaaacatattaaaaattacacaattttacatattaagaagtacgatgtgggacaattctactatttatatgtagtatattcaccacacatacgttattttccaatgtgggacaaaacatattaaaaattacacaattttacatattaagaagtacaccatctttaatatgtgcaaataatatgaaatttatactctaataatagcattttttaccacaaagctaattatattattttcataattttttaaacgatatttttttgccaaatgaaatgtaaaagtttgatataaaaattggaaatatcacttgaatataatttaggaaatatacatattataataattaaaagatttttcactttattttttacatcaaaaattatactttcctaaattgatttttgatgatgtggacgctctcatatcgctcgaaaaaactttctttaatatatatatatagatagattgaGTATTAGTTTAATGAATTGTCAAATTCTCTAATATCTATATCTAAAGTATCGTGTATTTGCACGGGAACTACACTAGTTATTCATCATTTTTTGTGAGTGatcaataaaattcctagtgcgaCTATAGTGAGGACTTAGCTAAGTTGGTGAACCTCgtaaatattgtgttgtttataccTAAAATCCCTACATGAATTGTGGTGATTGATTCGATAATAGTAGCTACTAGCTAGTGCTATTTATAATCAATCAAATCTATGAATCAATCAAAATTCAGGACATGTGATTTCTAAGCTACGATACCGTACGTATTTCAACCTCTTACGTACGAAGATGTGCATAACATTCTAGCTCATACCATAATACACAAATTACTGTTTACGGCGATAATATTCGTCTTAAACTTAACTTAAAACGGATTAAGTGTAATAGATGATATAAAATTATGATGTCTAGGACTAACAAATGATTTGTCCTATTAATATATATTCAAGTGTGATCCAGTTTAATCTTAGAACACTAGATATCTCCGTCCTAAAAAAGACTTAATGACTATTCGATATATATTCATGTTTTAAGGCAATAAAGGCTATTGGGCTCATTCATATGGAATGCATTAGGGCAAGGATGCATTGGCCTGGTTGGAGGGTTAGTTCCAGGatacattttatggaaattttaagATTAGTCTCACTGGGATATAACAGTTTAGTAATTATTATATAACAATTGAAATGAACATGGtaattaaaataacaataaaCTGAAAATTTCATGAGATTTCATTAACAAAACATACACCAAGTAACTCACACAAGAATGAAGAACAACTCGAAACTAATACTTAGAAAGCTAATAAATAAGTCTCTGAATACAGATTAAACATTGTCATCATCATGTACATGAAGACATACAACATACATATTGCGCTTTAAGCGTCTTGAACCTTGCATTGGCCGGATTGTTAATTGTTTAGTAACGCAGTCGTTGACAGATGTTGTTTCTGGGATGCCTGAATCGGAAAAACAAAATTTAGATAATTGCATTAAGAGCGAGCTTCGTTTACCTAAATACAGTGACGAAGTCAGGATTTAAGCTTAGCGAGGACAATCATTGTTAACAGAGAGATTAAGTTAATTACCTCATCCAACTTATTAgcatggttgttgttgttggtctCCAACATTAGTCCAAAATGAATGTGAGGGAAATGTGCCCACTGCGAGAAATAAAAGGAAATTCTTATACAGTAAGACGATCTTATTCTATAATTTTTGATCAAATAAATAACCAAATGATTAATCTCTTTTCAAAAACCCATTTATCAAATTACTTACATTTTTGGCAGCGGTACTGAATGCTTCCCTATGGCTGATTTCCGGGTTGTTAGCCTTGATCCTTTGAATTTCCTCTCTATTATTTTTCACATAATTTGAAATGAAAAAGTATTGTCAATTTTGATATATATAACTTTAATGATAAATCATCACAAGAGTTGCAAGTTAAGCTCTAGactaaatataattaattactttATAAATTGGTTGTAAGCAGATGGTACACGCTGCCTCTTCTCCGGTGCTGCAAAATTAAAGACGAAGttcaaaaatcaacaaataattgAAATTAAAGTGAACTATAcgctccgtcccaatcatttgtttactttattTGGATTAAACAACgaataaaataaagcaaacaaataattgagacgaaGAGAATATAATACGAGATAGCTAGTATAGTAATTAGAATGGATACGTACGTCGGTTGACAACCCTTTCCTCAGTAGAAATGTTGGTTGCATTAGGAGAAGGTGAACGAAGTGATGCCATCTTGTTATTGAAATTGTACTTGGTAGATGCAGCCATGTTATCGATTCTGAATTCTCCCATGTTACCATAGTTTGATGCCTAACATAATTAACAACACATTTAATTAACACATTAGGTATGGTGCGACGGTTGACAATTCATGATAGTCGATCTTtactcaacaaaaaaaaaaaaaaaagacaattcATGATAGTCGATCCTATATATTTTTGACGTTAAATCATGTTGGCATTGTCCAACATGAAATATAGGCGAATAATTGAAAAGAAAACGGTTCAAATTATCATGAAATGAAGTAATATAACAACCAAGTGAATTAAACTGGTTTTCAGACGGGTTATGTAATAACTGTGTCATTATATGTGTTCTTATTGTTAACAAATGTCCTCCTGAAGTCTTAAGTCCTATAAATGGTGATAAGATTAATCAAGCTATAATGAAATGGAGGTGGTTGATATCTTACAACTTTACAAGTAAGATTAATTTTAGTCTTGTGCTTCTCTGTTCAACCTTTTATATTGTCGCATATTTTGAGAATTATATTAAATTAGGATGAACAGAGCGAGTATATGGTCTACTTACAATATCTAATAACTCACATTATGAGGTTAAAATGATGCGTGAGGTAAGAAATATAGAGTATATCCTTTAATTTCTTTATCTTTCTTATTTGATGAACTTGATAAAATGAAAGAATGAACAACTTAATGAACAAACGGTTTCTCCTAGAAATATAAGACCGACAGAAAAGCTATCAGTATGTCTAATTATATTATAAAAACATTcaaaaatttaattaaattaatagcCATTGTAGAAAAAATATACTCTGACATAGAGAGGCATTGAGTCTAGAATgatttaataaataaataaataaataagaaaaataaaaagaaattgaGAGAACCAAGGTATGTGTGCCTGGATAACCTAGGACATTAGCTATCAAATCACAATCAAATCAAGGTCAAAACTTAGCAGAACAAATCCCAAGGTTTAGTTTAACAAAAAACAATGTTGTAGGATTGATTTGAAAGGAGACAAAAGctgcattttttttcattttaacaaCACTAAATATTATGGCAGCTTTAGTAGATTGTTTAAAGCTGAATTTTGTATCACAGGTTACATTGACTCATTATATTCATTCTCATAATTATAGAGTACTTCGTATCCAGTAAT
This sequence is a window from Silene latifolia isolate original U9 population chromosome 8, ASM4854445v1, whole genome shotgun sequence. Protein-coding genes within it:
- the LOC141597424 gene encoding axial regulator YABBY 5; the protein is MSSSCVENVPSTEQLCYIPCNFCNIVLAVSVPCNNLFDIVTVRCGHCTNLWSVNMAAAFQSLSSSWQHHHHHPQQDFHNQASNYGNMGEFRIDNMAASTKYNFNNKMASLRSPSPNATNISTEERVVNRPPEKRQRVPSAYNQFIKEEIQRIKANNPEISHREAFSTAAKNWAHFPHIHFGLMLETNNNNHANKLDEASQKQHLSTTALLNN